From Plasmodium brasilianum strain Bolivian I chromosome 7, whole genome shotgun sequence, the proteins below share one genomic window:
- a CDS encoding GPN-loop GTPase: MWFGQLVIGPPGSGKSTYIAGVEHILKQINRKLLIINLDPFIENDVYQANVNISNLVDINKVFTELGLGPNGTLIYCMEYLLTNFDWLEEKLNEHKDSYLLIDTPGQVELYTHNDALRNIVIKLSKLNCRLTSVHIVDSTLCADNYKYISSLLLSLCSQIHLELPHVNVFSKIDLLKYFKMDLNFPLSYYVEAQNLSQLMLYAKYQNYSSSDSEEEPDKGKDKEKKGADTNFVLIKNDIKDGHIKNVKKNYCKYSNKFLKLNEYICETVEDYNIINFALLDIQDKYSVLKLLKIIDGANGFRYSSIYSEYTLFDTYVESIEYDCDDIQEKMIDVSDEEIMKTLPMNRSSE; this comes from the coding sequence ATGTGGTTTGGACAACTCGTCATTGGTCCACCCGGATCTGGAAAATCGACATATATAGCTGGCGttgaacatatattaaaacagataaatagaaaattacTGATAATAAATTTAGATCCGTTTATAGAAAATGATGTATACCAAGCGAATGTAAATATTAGCAATTTAgttgatataaataaagtgTTTACTGAGTTAGGGTTAGGTCCGAATGGCactttaatatattgtatgGAATATCTTTTAACGAATTTTGATTGgttagaagaaaaattaaatgaacatAAGGACAGTTATTTACTTATCGATACCCCAGGTCAAGTAgaattatatacacataatgATGCCTTAAGaaatattgttataaaattaagtaaacTGAATTGTAGGTTAACATCTGTTCATATTGTGGATAGTACATTATGTGCAgacaattataaatatattagctCTTTACTGTTATCCTTATGTAGTCAAATACATTTAGAGCTACCACATGTTaatgttttttcaaaaattgatttattaaaatattttaaaatggatTTAAATTTTCCATTAAGTTATTATGTTGAAGCACAAAATTTGAGCCAGCTTATGCTTTATGCaaaatatcaaaattatTCCTCATCCGATTCGGAAGAAGAACCAGATAAAGgtaaagataaagaaaaaaaaggggcaGATACCAACTTTGtgcttataaaaaatgatataaaagatggtcatataaaaaacgttaaaaagaattattgcaaatattcaaataaatttttaaaattaaatgaatatatatgtgaaacTGTGGAAGActataacataataaattttgcGTTGCTAGATATACAAGATAAATATagtgttttaaaattattaaaaataattgacGGAGCTAATGGATTTAGGTATAGTTCTATTTACTCAGAATATACACTATTTGATACGTACGTCGAATCAATTGAATATGACTGTGATGACATTCAAGAAAAAATGATTGACGTTTCGGATGAGGAGATTATGAAAACATTACCCATGAACCGTTCTAGTGAGTAA